A genomic segment from Paenibacillus sp. FSL K6-1096 encodes:
- a CDS encoding ABC transporter ATP-binding protein, giving the protein MMLRKCLVHLKGWIALYIVLGFSIQLAGSLGIVVFQKVLDQAAGGRAFGDILIWIIIYGGLLGLTVVLNYVDEYPSAHLSNSITERLKIMALSKISRMDYSAYQNMGTGQMIKVIENGAAAGNSILFSFILHTLHELLPAILFSLIFISYYDLSIMLVIAGGYVVIFVLTNVLLKTLYRIKESVLREQEKMSRYGVRGFMELVVFRTNKKYAQEIARLDESARQIIGQSARLQMVHEAFFALFELFITVIKVIILLYGVKQVVSGQASVGVMVALFMFIEKIYTPIAIFNVLFVGYKLNRVTYQRFEDFLNAPEDRNLEQGKEVTALRGGIEFREVTFSYGDLPVLDRLSFSIAPGTSVALVGLSGSGKSTVIKLITGLLKKSGGGLLVDGTDIDELRLNSYYDHISYLSQDSPIFDTSIRGNMVFDQEVPDEVLYAVLDKVHLKEKVLDLPEKLETRVGERGLKLSGGERQRLAFARAILQQRKLIILDEPASALDNVTEARLMETVFAEFRGSTVIIIAHRLNFISRVDQILVLERGKLVGEGDFATLLRDNAPFRRLWNNGRGQVE; this is encoded by the coding sequence ATGATGCTGCGTAAATGTCTTGTACACCTCAAAGGGTGGATTGCTCTATATATTGTCCTCGGTTTCTCCATTCAGCTCGCGGGCAGCCTGGGGATTGTTGTGTTTCAGAAGGTGCTGGATCAGGCGGCAGGCGGGAGGGCCTTCGGCGATATCCTGATCTGGATTATCATCTACGGGGGATTGCTCGGGTTAACGGTGGTGCTGAATTATGTGGATGAATATCCAAGCGCGCACCTGTCGAACAGTATCACGGAGAGGCTGAAGATCATGGCCCTGTCCAAAATCTCCCGAATGGACTACTCCGCTTACCAGAACATGGGCACCGGCCAGATGATCAAGGTGATCGAGAACGGTGCGGCTGCCGGTAACAGCATTTTGTTTTCTTTTATTCTGCATACGCTGCATGAGCTGCTGCCTGCCATTCTCTTCAGTCTGATCTTCATCAGCTATTACGACCTCAGTATCATGCTGGTGATTGCGGGCGGTTACGTGGTGATCTTCGTGCTGACGAATGTGCTGCTGAAAACTCTCTACCGGATCAAAGAATCCGTTCTGAGGGAGCAGGAGAAGATGTCCCGGTACGGCGTTCGCGGCTTCATGGAGCTGGTGGTGTTCCGTACGAACAAGAAGTACGCGCAGGAGATCGCCAGACTGGACGAATCGGCCCGGCAGATCATCGGTCAGAGTGCCCGGCTGCAGATGGTGCATGAGGCTTTTTTTGCCTTGTTTGAATTGTTCATCACGGTGATTAAGGTGATTATTCTGCTCTACGGGGTGAAACAGGTGGTCTCCGGTCAGGCCTCGGTCGGGGTGATGGTGGCGCTGTTCATGTTCATTGAGAAAATATACACGCCGATTGCCATCTTCAACGTCCTGTTCGTCGGATACAAGCTGAACCGGGTCACCTATCAGCGGTTCGAGGATTTCCTGAATGCCCCGGAGGACCGCAATCTGGAGCAGGGCAAGGAAGTCACCGCGCTGCGCGGCGGGATCGAATTCAGGGAGGTCACCTTCAGCTACGGAGACCTTCCGGTGCTGGACCGGCTGTCCTTCTCCATCGCGCCCGGCACCTCGGTGGCGCTGGTGGGTTTAAGCGGCAGCGGCAAGTCAACGGTCATTAAGCTGATTACAGGCCTGCTGAAGAAAAGCGGCGGCGGGCTGCTGGTGGACGGGACGGATATCGATGAGCTGCGTCTGAACAGCTACTATGACCACATCTCCTACCTGTCGCAGGACAGCCCGATCTTCGATACCTCGATCCGGGGGAACATGGTATTCGACCAGGAGGTCCCGGATGAGGTGCTGTATGCGGTGCTGGACAAGGTCCATCTGAAGGAGAAGGTGCTGGATCTGCCGGAGAAGCTGGAGACGAGGGTCGGCGAGCGGGGGCTGAAGCTGTCGGGCGGCGAGCGCCAGCGGCTGGCCTTCGCCCGGGCCATCCTCCAGCAGCGGAAGCTGATCATCCTGGATGAGCCGGCGTCCGCGCTGGACAATGTGACCGAGGCCCGTCTGATGGAGACCGTATTCGCCGAGTTCCGCGGCAGCACGGTGATCATCATTGCCCACCGGCTGAACTTCATCTCCCGGGTGGACCAGATTCTGGTCCTGGAGCGGGGGAAGCTGGTTGGGGAAGGCGATTTCGCGACGCTGCTGCGGGACAACGCCCCCTTCCGCCGCTTATGGAATAACGGGCGGGGGCAGGTGGAATAG
- a CDS encoding alpha/beta-type small acid-soluble spore protein, translating to MARRSRRYAVPGSAQGMQTFKAEVMRQEGYNVDPQHPDDVKYEVAKELGIPLQAGNNGGLTTESAGQIGGRIGGSMVREMIRLAQEQLANQAKE from the coding sequence ATGGCCAGAAGAAGCAGAAGATATGCGGTGCCGGGATCGGCCCAGGGGATGCAGACCTTCAAGGCGGAGGTCATGCGGCAGGAGGGCTACAACGTTGATCCGCAGCATCCGGACGATGTGAAATACGAGGTGGCCAAAGAGCTGGGCATCCCGCTGCAGGCGGGCAATAACGGCGGGCTGACCACGGAATCGGCCGGCCAGATTGGCGGCAGAATCGGCGGGTCGATGGTCCGTGAGATGATCCGCCTGGCCCAGGAGCAGTTAGCGAATCAGGCGAAGGAATAG
- a CDS encoding tetratricopeptide repeat protein: protein MREELIAQLNAWHEADEFEEIVSRIKEVPTPLIDDELSVHLGRALNNLGRYKEALKWFNKTKEKSKKDPLWHFRVGYAYYYLNEYDKAIKAFERAHKLDPEDQDAIEFLEWSRNEAAALADTEDYEDAEDAEEASGTEDGTSEETKR from the coding sequence ATGAGAGAAGAATTAATTGCACAACTGAATGCCTGGCATGAGGCAGATGAATTTGAAGAGATCGTATCACGCATCAAAGAGGTGCCGACACCTTTGATTGACGATGAGCTGTCGGTTCATCTCGGGCGGGCGCTCAATAATCTGGGCCGGTATAAGGAAGCGCTTAAATGGTTCAACAAGACGAAGGAGAAGAGCAAGAAAGACCCGCTCTGGCACTTCCGCGTCGGGTATGCCTACTATTATCTGAATGAATACGATAAAGCGATCAAGGCCTTCGAGAGGGCCCATAAGCTGGACCCGGAGGATCAGGATGCGATAGAGTTCCTGGAATGGAGCCGGAATGAAGCGGCGGCGCTGGCAGATACGGAAGATTATGAGGATGCAGAGGATGCGGAAGAGGCTTCCGGCACAGAGGACGGGACTTCGGAAGAGACCAAGCGCTAG
- a CDS encoding DUF1304 domain-containing protein has protein sequence MMIVSTVLVALVALEHVYILVLEMFLWTTSRAQKAFGTTPTFAQETKSLAANQGLYNGFLAAGLIWGLLHPSAEFGYQLQLFFLICVAVAAIYGGITSKRSILLMQGLPAFLALAATLIAHL, from the coding sequence ATGATGATTGTAAGCACCGTACTGGTGGCCTTGGTAGCTCTGGAGCATGTGTATATTCTGGTGCTGGAAATGTTCCTGTGGACCACATCGCGGGCACAGAAGGCGTTCGGAACCACCCCAACCTTCGCACAGGAGACAAAATCGCTGGCTGCTAACCAGGGCTTGTATAACGGCTTCCTGGCTGCCGGACTAATCTGGGGACTGCTGCATCCCAGCGCTGAATTCGGCTACCAGCTGCAATTGTTCTTCCTGATCTGTGTAGCGGTTGCAGCGATCTATGGCGGCATCACCTCCAAAAGATCCATTCTGCTGATGCAGGGCCTCCCCGCCTTCCTGGCACTGGCTGCCACGCTGATCGCACATCTGTAA
- a CDS encoding ATP-binding protein, with the protein MFETLLLNFLFMLFPVLIFLIFFENRPHAYNRKILVLLTAITMILCIAKPIRLESGFIFDLRYVPFIITALYGGYKHVLPLYLILNVYRFYVGGEGVVQSLLFSTAVLVLVPALSKRFLRSKPRGRMIWATGLVILTMGCYLIVLSLILGKLDIQYWMLVVNALTIHAVVMAVLMILLEQILLNLRNRERMMQSERLNVVSELAASVSHEMRNPLTVTSGFLQLLNQSKGLTPEEKSYIELSLLELSRAEKIISDYLSFAKPQSENRVYSNLQAECEYTKNVILPYATIHKVAVEFSFNNSLFTHYDRNQMQQCLINLYKNAIEAMKETQDAVLSIAITESEQNILITIRDNGIGMTKEELSRLGKPYYSTKEEGTGLGMLMAYNAVHKVGGHIRVQSEKGKGTTFRIIIPT; encoded by the coding sequence TTGTTTGAGACGTTGCTGCTCAATTTTCTGTTCATGCTGTTTCCCGTGCTGATCTTTCTGATTTTCTTTGAGAACAGGCCCCATGCCTATAACCGGAAGATTCTTGTGCTGCTCACAGCTATTACCATGATCCTGTGCATCGCCAAGCCGATTCGGCTGGAGAGCGGATTCATCTTTGACCTGCGGTACGTTCCGTTTATTATTACAGCCTTGTACGGAGGGTACAAACACGTCCTTCCCTTATATCTGATTCTGAATGTGTACCGTTTCTATGTCGGCGGCGAAGGAGTGGTACAGTCGCTGCTGTTCTCAACGGCGGTTCTGGTTCTGGTGCCTGCGCTGAGCAAGCGGTTCCTCCGTTCTAAGCCCAGAGGGCGGATGATCTGGGCGACTGGCCTTGTGATCCTCACGATGGGCTGCTATCTGATTGTCCTGAGCCTGATCCTGGGCAAGCTGGATATCCAGTACTGGATGCTGGTCGTCAACGCCTTAACCATCCATGCCGTTGTCATGGCGGTCCTGATGATTCTGCTGGAGCAGATTCTGTTGAACCTCAGGAACCGCGAGCGGATGATGCAGTCGGAACGCCTGAACGTGGTCAGCGAGCTGGCGGCCAGCGTCTCGCATGAGATGCGCAACCCGTTAACCGTGACCAGCGGCTTCCTCCAGCTGCTGAATCAGTCGAAGGGCCTCACTCCTGAGGAGAAAAGCTATATCGAGCTGTCGCTGCTGGAGCTGAGCCGGGCGGAGAAGATTATCAGCGACTATCTGTCTTTTGCCAAGCCGCAGTCCGAGAACCGGGTCTACTCCAATCTCCAGGCTGAGTGTGAGTACACCAAGAATGTCATCCTGCCCTATGCCACGATCCATAAGGTTGCCGTTGAATTCAGCTTCAATAATTCACTATTTACCCATTACGACCGCAACCAGATGCAGCAATGCCTGATTAATCTGTACAAGAATGCCATTGAAGCGATGAAAGAGACGCAGGATGCGGTTCTGTCGATTGCTATTACCGAGAGTGAGCAGAACATCCTCATAACCATCCGGGATAACGGCATCGGGATGACGAAGGAGGAGCTGTCACGCCTGGGCAAGCCCTATTACTCCACCAAGGAGGAGGGCACAGGTCTGGGAATGCTGATGGCTTATAATGCGGTCCACAAGGTAGGCGGGCATATCCGGGTCCAGAGTGAAAAAGGAAAGGGAACCACCTTCCGCATCATTATCCCTACATAA
- a CDS encoding diguanylate cyclase — MALASWIDLIMCFILFLLFVYVVATVTITNLHKVYLGFHFSMLIWPYSQFAIRTVNDPVYQLFYVKLAFVDASVLVLGWIFFTILLSGQSQFLHKKVLLALFIPALLSSAGVILNPNGWFVRPVNGGYVERIYGPIFWVNMAILIAHAIVSLYIVRTALVSDQAQRIKNQILYILRGIVAVCAFLLIDVLLNVVLDDYLPVIPGFTSLGIVVSATFFVITIHKDKVFDIVTIAHQDIINTMEYGILVLDDQERVVEINRALLPQVRLASGQRFEMAHYLPDGEKLKTEAFLQTYRNHPLEVAEIELLYPTLQMYVSIHAAPIMVGGSRVGRIVIFQNITELRRLIEETAQQNAILQERNTALIKIQEELFQTNAKLRKLAVTDSLTGCYNRHYLMQRLEEELLQDRNSPASSTIILIDIDYFKTVNDRYGHLAGDEVICRTVEVLQRCLRSSDILARYGGEEFIIYLPDTDEAQALSLAGQLKLSVEHNSIHIDYLNEPVSITISMGLLSIYEFKIPPGMDATTYLNNLFKAADQALYAAKHQGRNQIVAGRV, encoded by the coding sequence TTGGCCTTAGCGTCATGGATCGATCTGATCATGTGCTTCATTCTGTTCCTTCTGTTCGTCTATGTAGTCGCCACCGTTACCATTACCAATCTGCACAAGGTCTACCTGGGCTTCCATTTCTCCATGCTGATCTGGCCGTACTCCCAGTTTGCCATTAGGACCGTTAATGATCCTGTCTATCAGCTATTCTATGTGAAGCTCGCCTTCGTTGATGCTTCCGTGCTGGTCCTGGGCTGGATTTTCTTCACGATTCTGCTCTCCGGACAATCCCAATTTCTGCATAAAAAGGTGCTCTTGGCCCTGTTCATTCCGGCCCTGCTATCCTCAGCCGGGGTTATCCTGAATCCCAACGGATGGTTCGTCCGTCCCGTGAACGGAGGGTATGTAGAGCGAATCTACGGGCCCATCTTCTGGGTGAACATGGCCATTCTGATTGCGCACGCCATTGTGTCGCTGTACATCGTACGCACCGCCCTGGTCTCCGATCAGGCACAGCGCATCAAGAATCAGATTCTGTATATCCTGCGGGGCATTGTTGCCGTATGCGCCTTCCTCCTGATCGATGTGCTGCTCAATGTGGTGCTGGATGATTACCTCCCCGTGATTCCGGGCTTCACCTCGCTGGGGATTGTGGTATCGGCTACTTTTTTTGTGATCACCATCCATAAGGACAAAGTGTTCGATATTGTGACCATCGCCCATCAGGACATCATCAATACGATGGAGTACGGCATTCTGGTGCTTGATGACCAGGAGCGGGTGGTCGAGATTAACCGTGCGCTGCTTCCGCAGGTCAGGCTGGCGTCCGGGCAGCGGTTCGAGATGGCGCACTACCTGCCGGACGGCGAGAAGCTGAAGACTGAAGCCTTCCTGCAGACCTACCGGAATCATCCGCTGGAGGTCGCAGAGATTGAGCTGCTGTATCCCACCCTCCAGATGTATGTCAGCATCCATGCCGCACCGATTATGGTCGGCGGAAGCCGGGTCGGACGGATTGTCATCTTCCAGAATATAACCGAGCTGCGGCGCCTTATTGAAGAGACCGCCCAGCAGAACGCCATCCTCCAGGAACGGAACACCGCCCTGATTAAGATTCAGGAGGAGCTGTTCCAGACCAACGCCAAGCTGCGGAAGCTGGCGGTTACCGACAGCCTGACCGGCTGCTACAACCGGCATTATCTCATGCAGCGGCTGGAGGAGGAGCTGCTCCAGGACCGGAATTCACCGGCCTCTTCGACCATTATACTGATCGATATCGATTATTTCAAAACGGTCAATGACCGCTACGGCCATCTGGCCGGTGATGAGGTCATTTGCCGCACGGTGGAGGTGCTGCAGCGCTGTCTCCGCTCCTCCGATATTCTCGCCCGCTACGGCGGAGAGGAGTTCATCATTTATCTGCCGGATACGGATGAGGCACAGGCGCTTAGTCTGGCCGGACAGCTCAAGTTAAGCGTTGAGCACAATTCCATCCACATTGATTATCTCAATGAGCCCGTCTCCATCACCATCAGCATGGGACTGCTCAGTATATATGAATTCAAAATCCCGCCCGGCATGGATGCAACCACCTACCTGAACAACCTGTTCAAAGCTGCCGACCAAGCCCTCTATGCCGCCAAGCATCAGGGCCGGAACCAGATTGTTGCCGGGAGGGTTTGA
- a CDS encoding GNAT family protein, protein MYIRTLTPSDAESYRALRLQSLQQHPEAFLSSYESEAKLSIETTRIRLEPSDGNFTLGAFLDGDERLAGMATFFRESRPKIQHKAHVYAVYVDLVARKHGLGRALMLELIARAKAAPGLEQLMLTVTSSNLPAKRLYESLGFVRYGTEPKAMKLDGEYLDEDLMVLLL, encoded by the coding sequence ATGTACATCAGGACACTGACCCCGTCAGACGCCGAAAGCTACCGTGCGCTTCGCTTGCAGTCGCTGCAGCAGCACCCGGAGGCTTTTCTCAGCTCCTATGAATCAGAAGCGAAGCTGTCCATTGAGACTACCCGGATCAGGCTGGAACCCTCGGACGGGAATTTCACCCTGGGTGCCTTCTTGGATGGGGATGAGAGGCTGGCGGGCATGGCCACCTTTTTCCGGGAGAGCCGGCCCAAGATTCAGCACAAGGCGCATGTGTATGCAGTATATGTAGATTTGGTCGCCCGTAAACATGGCCTGGGCCGCGCGCTGATGCTGGAGCTGATCGCGCGGGCGAAGGCAGCGCCGGGGCTGGAGCAGCTAATGCTGACCGTAACCTCCAGTAATCTGCCCGCTAAAAGGCTCTACGAATCCCTGGGATTCGTCCGTTACGGCACAGAGCCGAAAGCGATGAAGCTTGACGGTGAGTATCTGGACGAGGATCTGATGGTGCTGCTGCTGTAG
- a CDS encoding AIM24 family protein, which translates to MAFTISNLKDNSNVVVRQELGGFSVLEYKEDLSCTSVAEAQANYFMSQSRMRNKQLMIELNNSEVMLSAGALQYMVGNIEMTSGIKGVGGLMRNMLAGAATGTSAVKPLYKGTGTILLETTYKYLWLIDVDHDDIVLDDGLFLACETTLDVSVTARKNVSSAVLGGEGLFNLSARGKGILALEAPIPAEEAVVVELQNDVLKVDGNFALMWSNTLDFTVEKSGKTRLGSAASGEGLVNVYRGTGTVWLAPLSNYRNSLFTAPPAP; encoded by the coding sequence ATGGCTTTTACAATCAGTAATCTGAAGGACAATTCCAACGTTGTCGTCAGGCAGGAGCTCGGCGGGTTCTCGGTGCTTGAATACAAGGAGGACTTAAGCTGTACCTCTGTTGCCGAGGCTCAGGCCAACTACTTCATGAGCCAGAGCCGCATGCGCAACAAGCAGCTCATGATCGAGCTCAATAACAGCGAGGTAATGCTGAGTGCAGGCGCCCTGCAATATATGGTCGGGAATATCGAGATGACCTCCGGCATCAAGGGGGTCGGCGGCCTGATGCGCAACATGCTGGCGGGTGCGGCCACAGGAACGAGTGCAGTTAAACCGCTTTATAAAGGAACCGGAACGATTCTGCTGGAGACCACCTACAAGTATCTCTGGCTGATTGACGTAGACCATGATGATATCGTGCTGGATGACGGGCTGTTCCTGGCCTGCGAGACCACGTTGGATGTCTCGGTTACGGCCCGCAAGAACGTGTCCTCTGCCGTTCTTGGCGGAGAGGGCCTGTTCAATCTGAGCGCCCGGGGCAAAGGCATTCTGGCCCTGGAAGCGCCGATCCCGGCCGAGGAGGCCGTGGTGGTTGAATTGCAGAATGATGTGCTGAAGGTGGATGGCAACTTTGCATTGATGTGGTCGAATACGCTGGATTTCACCGTCGAGAAGTCAGGCAAGACCCGCCTGGGCTCCGCCGCCTCCGGTGAAGGTCTGGTCAATGTCTACCGGGGAACCGGCACGGTCTGGCTGGCCCCGCTGTCGAATTACAGGAACAGCCTGTTCACGGCTCCGCCTGCGCCTTAG
- a CDS encoding S-layer homology domain-containing protein, whose protein sequence is MKNTFKIMTVTAAAALTLSLTGQSFASAAAFKDLNNVPDKDKIIALQNSGLIKGISADLFGPGLSITAAQGVQMIVNALDLNLNAIRFIKEPHATDYFKNANDSAWYAQALIIAGVHGLDLPADLKPGEKLTREEFTYQLIDAIENTNRLPMIKPVVVEYADQDQVKVEYSGAIQRALNYGVLKLDASGKLNPKQEITRAEAAVAISNALAYLKAHPAPEATDEVLTAEQAVQVIKETVGPEASLQIKITPAASMSREAFTYLLIHTLQTSGQLPMINVVPVEVKDGDQIDILNSGAIQTALALGLVELDADGNFNPKGAITRPEAASIAGNAMNYLKAHPAPGNVSKTITATEAVQFIKDAAGPEANLQIKIDPNMSVTRESFTYLLINTLQTSGQLPMIKLIPVEIKDNDQIDLPNSGAIQTALALKIVKLDEDGRFRPQDGVTSADAAAMVSQVKAILSSKPAK, encoded by the coding sequence GTGAAGAATACATTCAAGATAATGACAGTAACCGCAGCCGCCGCTCTTACGCTAAGCCTGACAGGACAATCCTTCGCATCGGCAGCAGCCTTCAAGGATCTGAATAACGTGCCTGACAAAGATAAGATTATTGCACTGCAGAACAGCGGCTTGATCAAAGGCATCAGCGCGGATCTGTTCGGCCCGGGCCTCAGCATCACAGCGGCCCAAGGGGTGCAGATGATCGTCAATGCGCTTGATCTGAATTTGAATGCAATCCGGTTCATAAAAGAGCCGCATGCCACCGACTATTTCAAGAACGCCAATGACTCCGCCTGGTATGCACAGGCGCTGATTATCGCCGGTGTCCACGGGCTGGACCTGCCTGCCGATCTGAAGCCAGGTGAGAAGCTGACCCGCGAAGAATTCACCTACCAGCTCATCGATGCGATCGAGAATACGAACCGCCTGCCGATGATTAAGCCGGTGGTGGTGGAGTACGCCGACCAGGACCAGGTGAAGGTGGAATACTCCGGTGCCATCCAGCGCGCGCTGAATTACGGTGTACTGAAGCTGGATGCCAGCGGCAAGCTGAACCCTAAGCAGGAGATTACCCGCGCCGAAGCGGCTGTAGCCATCAGCAACGCGCTGGCCTATCTGAAGGCCCATCCGGCCCCGGAGGCTACGGATGAGGTCCTGACCGCAGAGCAAGCAGTGCAGGTGATTAAAGAGACGGTCGGCCCGGAAGCCAGCCTGCAGATCAAGATTACTCCGGCGGCCAGCATGTCCCGTGAAGCCTTCACGTATCTGTTGATCCATACGTTACAGACCAGCGGACAGCTGCCTATGATTAACGTTGTTCCTGTGGAAGTGAAGGACGGCGATCAGATCGATATCCTGAACTCCGGCGCTATCCAGACTGCCCTGGCTCTCGGCCTCGTGGAGCTGGATGCAGACGGCAATTTCAATCCAAAGGGCGCAATTACCCGTCCTGAAGCTGCTTCCATCGCCGGAAATGCCATGAATTATCTGAAAGCCCATCCGGCACCCGGTAACGTAAGCAAGACAATCACCGCAACCGAGGCCGTCCAGTTCATTAAGGATGCCGCCGGTCCAGAGGCGAACCTGCAGATCAAGATTGATCCGAACATGAGCGTTACCCGCGAATCGTTCACCTATCTGCTCATTAACACACTCCAGACCAGCGGGCAGCTGCCGATGATTAAGCTGATCCCGGTGGAGATCAAGGATAATGACCAGATTGATCTTCCGAACTCGGGAGCCATTCAAACAGCGCTTGCCCTCAAAATTGTGAAGCTGGATGAAGACGGACGCTTCCGGCCGCAGGACGGAGTCACCAGCGCTGACGCAGCAGCTATGGTCAGCCAGGTGAAGGCGATCCTGAGCAGTAAGCCTGCGAAGTAA
- a CDS encoding methyl-accepting chemotaxis protein — MKNIVRSLEDIVNLAPILKAAFPYDISIAVCDTVKFLAYYPGDSIDLGIRAGQVIQPDEPLYYALKHDEHSVANVPKEYYGYEFVGTVLPVHDEDERVCGAICIQVRRQTELREIADRIALSLNQANNRISQVAEGSGLLANYSQKLLVQSESTAHSVRKSGEVLAMLRKVADQTNLLGINAAIEAAHAGERGRGFDVVAKEIRKFSKETEQSAQRIRDTLGEIQAAMQGIGQAISQIASVGQEQAASTQEISSFIEEIRAMSEQLNGFAQKL; from the coding sequence ATGAAAAACATCGTCCGCTCTCTTGAAGATATAGTGAATCTGGCGCCCATTCTGAAAGCTGCTTTTCCATATGATATCTCGATTGCTGTCTGTGATACCGTGAAGTTCCTTGCCTATTACCCCGGCGATTCCATCGATCTGGGCATCCGGGCAGGGCAGGTAATTCAGCCGGACGAGCCTTTGTATTATGCGCTTAAGCATGATGAACACTCGGTAGCCAATGTTCCCAAGGAATATTATGGGTATGAATTCGTCGGTACGGTACTGCCGGTCCATGATGAGGATGAGAGGGTATGCGGAGCGATTTGTATCCAGGTGCGCAGGCAGACTGAGCTGCGGGAGATCGCCGACCGGATTGCGTTATCGCTGAACCAGGCCAATAATAGAATCAGTCAGGTCGCCGAAGGTTCAGGCCTGCTCGCAAATTACTCGCAGAAGCTGCTCGTCCAGTCAGAGTCGACAGCCCACAGTGTCCGCAAAAGCGGGGAAGTGCTGGCCATGCTGAGGAAGGTTGCCGACCAGACGAATCTGCTTGGCATCAATGCGGCTATTGAAGCCGCACATGCCGGAGAGCGGGGCCGCGGCTTCGACGTGGTCGCCAAGGAGATCCGCAAGTTCTCCAAGGAGACCGAGCAATCGGCGCAGCGGATCAGAGATACGCTGGGGGAGATTCAGGCGGCGATGCAGGGCATCGGCCAGGCCATTAGCCAGATTGCTTCGGTCGGGCAGGAGCAGGCGGCTTCCACTCAGGAAATCTCCAGCTTCATTGAGGAGATCCGGGCGATGTCCGAGCAGTTGAACGGATTCGCGCAGAAGCTGTGA
- the hprK gene encoding HPr(Ser) kinase/phosphatase, translated as MKSISVQSLAEKFKLEVLAGAERMDRPVTRPRTHRPGLEFVGYFDFFPMERVQVLGRKEINYLLTLSVEERKLHIGNIVKYHPPCFIVTSGQQEIPYLTLFCDQEGIPLLRTPEVTNEFIARLDSFLVKTLAPEVSIHGVCVNVSGIGVLLRGKSGIGKSETAHTLIRRGHRFVADDIVVLKKLGPATLLGTHNETTREFLALRSIGLINVVRQYGRRAFQDETRIVLDIELAPWRENSLNNELEVVPQFTEYLGVQIPHIEVQLQPGRDVAGLIEAAANNWYLKQLGYSAAEEFMKRIEDGMQS; from the coding sequence ATGAAGTCGATTAGCGTGCAGAGCCTGGCGGAGAAATTCAAGCTTGAGGTGCTTGCCGGAGCGGAGCGGATGGACCGTCCCGTGACCCGTCCAAGGACACACAGACCGGGTCTGGAATTCGTCGGATATTTCGATTTCTTCCCGATGGAACGTGTGCAGGTGCTGGGCCGCAAGGAGATTAACTATTTGCTTACGCTGAGTGTAGAGGAACGCAAGCTGCACATCGGCAACATCGTCAAATACCATCCGCCCTGCTTCATTGTAACCAGCGGCCAGCAGGAGATTCCTTATCTGACGCTGTTCTGCGACCAGGAGGGCATTCCGCTGCTGCGGACGCCTGAGGTGACCAACGAATTCATCGCCAGGCTGGACAGCTTCCTGGTGAAGACACTGGCCCCCGAGGTGTCCATCCACGGAGTATGCGTCAACGTATCGGGGATCGGCGTGCTGCTGCGGGGTAAATCCGGCATCGGCAAAAGCGAGACCGCACACACTCTCATCAGACGGGGCCACCGCTTCGTGGCCGATGATATTGTCGTGCTGAAGAAGCTCGGACCGGCAACGCTGCTCGGGACCCACAACGAGACTACGCGTGAATTCCTGGCGCTGCGCAGCATCGGCCTGATTAATGTCGTGCGGCAGTACGGGCGGCGGGCATTCCAGGATGAGACGCGGATTGTGCTCGATATTGAGCTGGCACCGTGGCGGGAGAACTCGCTCAATAACGAGCTGGAGGTGGTTCCCCAGTTCACCGAATATCTTGGAGTGCAGATTCCGCATATCGAGGTGCAGCTTCAGCCGGGCCGCGATGTGGCCGGCCTGATTGAAGCGGCTGCGAATAACTGGTATCTCAAGCAGCTCGGATACAGTGCAGCGGAGGAGTTCATGAAGCGGATAGAAGACGGAATGCAGTCCTGA